A DNA window from Halorubrum sp. DM2 contains the following coding sequences:
- a CDS encoding HTH domain-containing protein: MGSDGPGRKPTVSDEEILTVFVNAEDPVLMADEVAESLPIGRRAVYNRLRSLEEQGVLQSKKAGARSTVWWYPGETNTEM, encoded by the coding sequence ATGGGTAGCGATGGCCCCGGTCGCAAACCGACGGTATCGGATGAGGAGATACTGACGGTGTTCGTGAATGCAGAAGATCCTGTACTGATGGCTGATGAGGTTGCAGAATCTCTCCCTATCGGGCGCAGGGCGGTGTATAATCGCCTCCGCTCATTAGAGGAGCAGGGCGTTCTCCAGTCGAAGAAGGCGGGTGCGAGAAGTACTGTTTGGTGGTATCCGGGTGAGACTAACACTGAGATGTAG
- a CDS encoding DEAD/DEAH box helicase family protein, with protein sequence MSLRDYPWKGYYAGHEDLLNEFFIPALKHSTSYDRITGSFSASVLALFSEGLPEFIENGGTIRLMPGIELYEHDIEAIEQGRSGDVIKNHIEWEELKNGNRDEVMEALAWLVAEEILDIKIGVVTDDLGRLQTKQEAEWHQKVAIFGDDEGNIVGVSGSPNESFKALKQNRESFSLFRSWIEMEGEEWDEKTRLQEQIDEFNRLWNDEDPRSSVFDFPEALEQDLLETAPTAEPDWDDIISSNEQNKGQEDITLRPYQKDAIRRFLNNNNRIILDHATGTGKTWTSLLAMQRVVESDDVIVIFAPTRDLVNQWVDGDNIRRFFPKSNIIRCLGDVNWREDLHNQLFTNRSAPLFVVTTMHPTTMKDAIERINSECDPEQVGIIADEVHNLGSSLRRTIFPKLQADLGRVALSATPFRDDIGDDTIVEYFGSEIHEVSIQDAIEKYGVLSEYEYHIHPVVLSSRERQEYDSHSTEISNLYNTYKSYEDQPVIEVSDRHPDLKVEIMERARIVKECEGKLSLTRSIIENIGTRTLVYCNTEDHTKAVINAIDDHTTKTASIFLGKLSKNDKENLLNLFEKGDIEILVSIDCLTEGIDVPECDSAILVTSSTTEREAIQRRGRILREAQSDSPAQLHDFITLPAELESIKSGDADLTQAELSLIERELERLRMMNSDATNRMDNDPYILRIARAMTQYDLE encoded by the coding sequence ATGTCGTTACGGGATTATCCTTGGAAAGGGTACTATGCCGGTCACGAAGATCTGCTTAATGAATTTTTCATACCTGCTCTAAAACATTCAACTTCATATGATCGCATTACAGGTAGCTTTTCAGCATCGGTATTAGCGTTGTTCTCTGAGGGACTACCAGAATTTATTGAGAACGGTGGTACAATCCGCCTAATGCCAGGTATCGAACTCTATGAACATGATATTGAAGCGATAGAACAAGGTCGATCCGGCGATGTTATTAAAAATCACATAGAGTGGGAGGAATTAAAGAACGGGAATCGGGATGAAGTTATGGAAGCACTTGCGTGGTTGGTTGCAGAAGAAATTCTCGATATCAAAATCGGCGTTGTAACTGATGACTTAGGGAGATTACAGACAAAACAAGAAGCAGAGTGGCATCAAAAAGTTGCAATTTTCGGAGATGATGAAGGAAATATTGTTGGGGTGTCTGGATCCCCTAATGAATCATTCAAAGCATTAAAACAGAATCGAGAGAGTTTCAGCCTATTTCGAAGCTGGATAGAGATGGAGGGCGAAGAGTGGGATGAAAAAACCCGCCTACAAGAGCAAATTGACGAATTTAACCGATTATGGAATGATGAGGATCCTAGATCATCTGTTTTTGATTTTCCAGAAGCACTAGAACAAGACTTGCTCGAAACTGCTCCAACAGCAGAACCTGACTGGGACGATATCATCTCTAGTAATGAACAAAACAAGGGTCAAGAGGATATTACTCTGCGTCCTTATCAAAAAGACGCGATTCGGAGATTTTTGAATAACAATAATCGGATAATCCTTGATCACGCTACAGGAACGGGAAAAACATGGACCTCTTTACTGGCAATGCAACGTGTTGTTGAGTCCGATGATGTCATCGTCATCTTCGCTCCAACGAGAGATCTTGTCAATCAGTGGGTTGATGGGGACAATATCAGACGCTTCTTTCCAAAAAGCAATATAATCAGATGCTTAGGTGACGTTAACTGGAGAGAAGATCTTCATAATCAGTTATTCACTAATCGGTCAGCACCGCTGTTTGTTGTAACAACTATGCATCCAACTACTATGAAAGATGCTATTGAACGTATTAATAGCGAGTGTGACCCAGAACAGGTTGGGATTATTGCTGATGAAGTACATAATCTAGGGTCAAGTCTCCGACGTACAATCTTTCCAAAATTACAGGCAGATCTTGGCCGAGTTGCTCTTAGTGCGACCCCCTTCCGAGATGATATTGGGGATGATACGATTGTAGAATACTTTGGTAGTGAAATACACGAAGTTAGTATTCAAGATGCAATTGAAAAGTACGGAGTGTTGAGTGAATATGAATATCATATTCACCCAGTTGTGCTATCTTCCCGAGAACGACAAGAATATGACAGCCATTCAACCGAGATTTCCAACTTATATAATACTTATAAATCATATGAGGATCAGCCGGTTATAGAAGTCTCAGATCGTCATCCCGACCTGAAAGTAGAAATAATGGAGAGAGCACGGATTGTCAAAGAATGTGAAGGAAAACTCAGTCTCACACGGTCAATTATTGAGAATATCGGAACTCGAACTTTGGTGTACTGTAATACAGAAGACCACACGAAAGCTGTAATAAATGCTATTGACGATCATACGACAAAGACTGCGTCTATCTTCTTAGGAAAACTCTCTAAGAATGATAAGGAGAATTTGCTAAACCTATTTGAGAAAGGAGATATAGAAATATTAGTTTCTATTGATTGTTTAACTGAAGGGATCGATGTTCCAGAATGCGACTCGGCAATACTAGTAACAAGTTCAACAACAGAAAGAGAGGCGATACAACGCCGCGGTCGGATTCTGCGTGAGGCGCAAAGTGATTCCCCTGCACAGCTCCATGATTTTATTACGCTGCCAGCAGAGTTGGAGAGCATTAAATCGGGTGATGCAGACCTTACCCAAGCAGAGTTGTCGTTAATTGAGCGTGAGCTAGAGAGACTTCGTATGATGAACTCGGATGCGACGAATAGAATGGATAATGACCCCTACATTTTAAGAATCGCTCGGGCTATGACACAGTACGATCTTGAATGA
- a CDS encoding site-specific integrase has product METNDKDLDELLEDILGERRVTLDPMMVDEGIQRYLKTRSGSLRPTTIEEYENELLRFQLHLEQNGIQDLNDVRNRDLDDYFTWRREDSYDTQLSTNTMRDVRYVVRDFIRYAATIDAVNCDVPDKISIPKLTDGEGVRDVEIDAERLRLILDQIHKRAYASREHVVWVLLAETGRRLGCIHSLDCDDVHLDAEHPFLEFRHDPPETSLKNGVKGEMKVNIPESLCTVLDTYLTYNRKECTTENGRSPLLSTSYGRLGKSTMRKYVYKWSRPCFLGQDCPDGHDSEGCGPAASPDKYSKCPGSHSPHDIRHTYLTECLRDGIPAEALSERCDVTRAILEKHYDERTPEEKRDLRRRILEEVGANHGAFSQAGT; this is encoded by the coding sequence ATGGAAACTAACGACAAAGACCTAGACGAATTGCTAGAAGACATCTTGGGAGAGCGGCGAGTCACACTGGATCCCATGATGGTGGACGAAGGCATCCAGCGGTATCTGAAAACCCGCTCTGGAAGTCTTCGCCCGACAACTATCGAAGAATACGAAAACGAACTGCTGCGTTTTCAACTCCACCTCGAACAGAACGGCATTCAAGATCTAAACGACGTACGAAACCGCGATCTAGACGACTACTTCACCTGGCGTAGGGAAGACTCGTACGACACGCAACTGAGTACAAACACAATGCGCGACGTTCGGTACGTCGTTCGCGATTTCATTCGGTACGCCGCGACGATCGACGCTGTCAACTGCGATGTCCCAGACAAGATCTCGATCCCGAAGCTGACTGATGGAGAGGGTGTTCGCGACGTCGAAATCGACGCGGAGCGCTTGCGGCTGATCCTCGACCAGATCCACAAGCGAGCGTATGCGAGCCGGGAGCACGTCGTGTGGGTGCTTCTCGCCGAAACTGGACGTCGACTCGGCTGCATTCACTCTCTCGACTGTGATGACGTTCACCTCGACGCAGAGCATCCGTTCCTAGAGTTCCGTCACGACCCACCTGAGACCAGCCTGAAAAACGGTGTGAAAGGCGAAATGAAGGTCAACATCCCGGAGTCGCTCTGTACTGTTCTGGACACGTACCTTACGTACAATAGAAAGGAGTGTACGACTGAGAACGGTCGTTCCCCGCTTCTCTCAACATCGTACGGACGACTGGGCAAAAGCACGATGCGAAAATACGTGTACAAATGGAGCCGTCCGTGCTTCCTCGGTCAAGACTGTCCGGATGGACACGATTCCGAGGGCTGTGGCCCGGCAGCATCGCCTGACAAATACTCAAAGTGTCCAGGCTCGCATTCGCCTCACGACATCCGGCACACCTACCTCACGGAGTGCCTCCGAGATGGGATTCCCGCCGAGGCGTTGAGTGAGCGCTGTGACGTGACAAGGGCGATCCTCGAAAAGCACTACGACGAACGAACCCCCGAAGAAAAACGAGACCTCCGCCGCCGGATTCTTGAGGAAGTCGGCGCGAATCACGGAGCATTCAGTCAGGCCGGCACCTGA
- a CDS encoding PD-(D/E)XK nuclease family protein, with protein sequence MGSGRPATALTAITTTDFQEWRRASNARENVEEGHAYYNDPSPVPPPEKHTPSSLLQCHRKLVYRKENAPAETEMAQGILWVGTRFEEDVVLPYLRDAVDDDGLLVTNSLYVDFEIETDAGALVVKGSTDPVVVDDNGVPILPTEVKTKGSLEYLDEPNEHHKAQLHAYMVGLSQKYDVDVKRGCLIYGGRDSFDLKVFDVEFDTEFWQETVVSWATEHTEYRLDGELPPATPRFGWECDFCSYRERCGKSNRPVSDRGSRGFLPLMEYPRSQVVEHLKAEPDAMLTPTLAERYPDLAAEHGVSQWRCTACSKQFDHDEVDWGGDTDTPPLCACCVREDTPAPLTGPWPPAYSDEIAEGERSE encoded by the coding sequence GTGGGATCAGGGAGACCTGCCACGGCACTCACTGCGATCACTACCACGGACTTTCAGGAGTGGCGACGGGCGTCGAACGCCCGTGAGAACGTTGAGGAAGGCCATGCGTACTACAACGACCCGAGTCCGGTGCCTCCGCCCGAGAAGCATACACCGAGCAGTCTGTTGCAGTGCCACCGAAAGCTCGTTTATCGGAAGGAGAACGCGCCGGCAGAGACCGAGATGGCCCAGGGCATTCTGTGGGTCGGCACGCGTTTCGAGGAGGATGTCGTACTACCGTACCTGCGCGACGCCGTCGACGATGACGGCCTGCTTGTCACGAACTCCCTGTACGTCGACTTCGAAATCGAGACGGACGCCGGCGCACTCGTGGTTAAGGGGTCAACTGACCCTGTCGTCGTTGACGACAACGGCGTGCCAATTCTCCCGACTGAAGTGAAGACGAAGGGTTCGTTGGAGTACCTCGACGAACCGAACGAGCACCACAAGGCACAGCTACACGCCTACATGGTCGGCCTCTCGCAGAAGTACGACGTCGACGTGAAACGCGGATGTCTCATCTACGGGGGTCGCGACTCGTTCGATCTCAAGGTGTTCGATGTCGAGTTCGACACGGAATTCTGGCAAGAGACGGTCGTCAGCTGGGCGACCGAACACACAGAGTACCGCCTTGACGGCGAGCTCCCGCCGGCAACCCCCCGATTCGGATGGGAATGTGATTTCTGCTCGTACCGTGAACGGTGCGGGAAGAGCAACAGACCGGTATCGGACCGGGGGTCCCGTGGATTCCTTCCCCTCATGGAATACCCCCGCTCACAGGTTGTTGAGCACCTAAAAGCGGAGCCGGACGCGATGCTCACTCCGACCCTCGCAGAAAGGTATCCAGACCTCGCTGCTGAACACGGGGTCTCCCAGTGGCGCTGTACGGCCTGTAGTAAGCAGTTTGATCATGACGAGGTAGATTGGGGTGGTGACACCGACACCCCTCCTCTATGCGCCTGCTGTGTCCGTGAAGACACCCCCGCCCCGCTGACTGGACCCTGGCCACCAGCTTACTCCGATGAGATTGCTGAAGGGGAGCGTTCCGAATGA
- a CDS encoding recombinase family protein: MMIDDHAVPRTMSPSGGSTNEDDPIEYAAIYARTSSSSQRFGYSIGEQVDRCSKQCEQMGWNVTFVFTDEAESGRNTDRPKFQEMLDRARAGCFDVVVFWKLDRFCRSLVDLVKTEERLNEWDVSLQSVTEYIDTTSPVGRFNFRNLASAAELESDLTSQRVRMGMHGLAKEHKWPNDKPPLGYEKTSEGKLRVLADEASVVKTIFRLYLREKSMPRVASLLNESGLRTKAGELWCRQSVRKVLTNEIYTGSYQVADYHAQVEDYRILDDTLFAAVVETRFRYQHQKGRMERVRKQRKAERILSNYREWRDL, from the coding sequence ATGATGATCGACGACCATGCGGTCCCGCGGACAATGTCGCCGAGTGGGGGGTCAACAAACGAAGACGATCCAATCGAATACGCCGCAATCTACGCTCGAACCTCGTCCTCAAGCCAGCGATTCGGTTATTCAATCGGTGAACAGGTCGATCGTTGTTCCAAGCAGTGCGAACAGATGGGGTGGAACGTTACGTTCGTGTTCACCGACGAGGCAGAATCAGGTCGGAACACGGATCGGCCTAAGTTCCAAGAGATGCTGGATCGTGCTCGCGCTGGCTGTTTCGACGTCGTCGTCTTTTGGAAACTTGACCGGTTCTGTCGGTCGCTTGTCGACCTCGTAAAGACTGAGGAACGATTGAACGAGTGGGACGTGAGTCTCCAGAGTGTCACCGAATACATCGATACTACATCGCCGGTTGGTCGGTTCAACTTCAGAAACCTCGCATCGGCAGCAGAGCTCGAGAGCGATCTGACCAGCCAGCGTGTTCGAATGGGGATGCACGGGCTTGCGAAGGAGCACAAGTGGCCAAATGACAAGCCTCCTCTGGGGTACGAAAAGACAAGCGAGGGGAAGCTCCGCGTGTTAGCAGACGAAGCGTCGGTCGTTAAGACGATATTCCGCCTCTATCTCCGCGAGAAATCAATGCCCCGCGTCGCGAGTCTACTCAACGAGAGTGGGCTTCGAACGAAAGCTGGTGAGCTGTGGTGTCGTCAATCTGTTCGAAAGGTCCTCACCAACGAGATCTACACCGGCAGCTACCAAGTTGCTGACTACCACGCACAAGTTGAAGACTATCGTATTCTCGATGATACACTCTTCGCAGCCGTCGTTGAGACACGTTTCCGGTATCAGCATCAGAAAGGACGGATGGAGCGCGTTCGGAAGCAGAGAAAAGCAGAGAGAATCCTATCCAACTACCGTGAATGGAGGGATCTCTAG
- a CDS encoding recombinase family protein: protein MSDSHDQTTSAQSTTASSSIYTTYVYYKKGIRKAGIALFLIPFIYLIYAESGLTVPGGCTTSICTLLKDGVGLPMMLGLLRKDEIDGSRALILTRVSTTSQGNNSSKKSQREYLETAAEGANLETTAILEAEESAAKIERSQLNDALERGRKGDYDVLMIYEVDRLSRANPWETLSYLNDLREAGITLYADSYGYFDWDEHFDLEILAREAVFARRHLNRIRQGARDGCHQKLKDGQWPYGGNPPVGYRTNEDDELLLDEDYAPFVEDFFEIYAKTENRKETMRQLNDKFEEHGLGPISYSRVKTVLQSPLCLGRLTYKGEVVTEMPELRQVDTELFQEVQSILSGQEDHPTTPEVPEFVADAVEQYGLEFVMEQFESFKPFRCRKCDGDLERHGSKEVWGIPIAKYRCQECEYQGPLMTEQELKSLHQTVPVRCPFCTSTENFRSSTRRQLGMQFDYAYECLNCGLSFGCDLCPDRLKRIFSHPNLGFDVEDGDDTDSKDDDGDDDEEGDPQSAITDYDGR, encoded by the coding sequence ATGAGCGACAGCCACGACCAAACGACGAGCGCACAGTCTACGACTGCCAGTTCTAGTATATATACTACATATGTATACTATAAAAAGGGGATACGAAAAGCAGGTATAGCTCTGTTTCTCATCCCGTTTATATATCTGATCTACGCAGAAAGTGGTCTGACCGTACCGGGAGGCTGTACCACCTCAATCTGCACCCTACTTAAGGATGGAGTGGGCCTTCCGATGATGCTCGGGCTCTTGAGAAAAGACGAGATCGATGGTTCTCGTGCACTCATTCTCACCCGAGTGAGTACGACATCTCAAGGAAACAACTCCAGCAAAAAGTCCCAACGCGAGTACCTTGAGACGGCAGCAGAGGGTGCTAATCTGGAGACGACCGCCATACTGGAGGCCGAGGAGTCTGCCGCCAAAATTGAACGCAGCCAGCTAAATGACGCTCTTGAACGAGGACGGAAAGGTGATTACGATGTTCTCATGATCTACGAGGTTGACCGCTTGAGCCGAGCAAACCCGTGGGAGACACTGAGCTATCTAAATGACCTCCGTGAAGCGGGCATCACGCTATATGCGGACTCATACGGTTACTTCGACTGGGATGAACACTTCGACCTCGAAATCCTCGCACGAGAGGCCGTATTCGCACGTCGACATCTGAATCGGATCCGCCAAGGTGCTCGCGATGGATGCCATCAGAAGTTGAAAGATGGTCAATGGCCGTACGGAGGCAATCCACCGGTCGGGTACCGAACCAACGAAGACGATGAACTGCTCTTAGATGAGGATTACGCACCGTTTGTCGAGGATTTCTTCGAGATCTACGCAAAGACCGAGAATCGAAAGGAAACGATGAGGCAGCTCAACGACAAGTTCGAAGAGCATGGTTTGGGCCCGATCAGCTACTCACGTGTCAAGACCGTACTACAGAGCCCGCTATGCCTAGGGCGGCTGACTTACAAGGGAGAAGTGGTCACCGAAATGCCGGAGTTGCGTCAGGTGGATACGGAACTCTTCCAGGAGGTACAGTCGATCCTTTCCGGCCAAGAAGACCATCCCACAACGCCTGAAGTTCCGGAATTCGTCGCAGATGCCGTGGAGCAGTACGGACTTGAGTTCGTCATGGAGCAGTTCGAGTCGTTCAAACCATTCCGCTGCCGGAAGTGCGACGGAGACCTCGAACGCCACGGGTCCAAGGAGGTTTGGGGAATTCCGATAGCGAAGTACCGATGCCAAGAGTGCGAATACCAAGGACCACTAATGACTGAACAGGAGCTTAAATCGCTCCACCAGACCGTCCCAGTGCGGTGTCCGTTCTGTACCTCAACCGAGAACTTTCGCTCAAGTACTCGGCGACAACTCGGCATGCAGTTCGACTACGCGTATGAGTGCCTGAACTGCGGCCTGTCATTTGGATGTGATTTGTGTCCAGACCGGTTGAAGCGAATATTCAGCCACCCAAACCTCGGATTCGACGTCGAGGACGGTGACGACACAGACAGCAAGGATGACGATGGTGACGACGATGAGGAGGGCGACCCACAATCCGCGATCACGGATTACGATGGTCGGTAA